CCCTAACCTCAAAAAACAAGTGAGTCATGCCCTAAATCAACCAATCCACAAGGGAATACCAAGGCTAGAGGCAAGGCAGTACATTCCACTCTACCAAGAGAAGCCTTCGCATAATGAAGTCTTGCTAGCCTTAGCTAAACTCGATTTCAACTTATTGCAAGAGCAACACCAGAAGGAACTCGGCAACCTTACAAGGTTAACTTCATGATAGCATGTCTGAAATAGCTAGATGTGCTAAGAACACCCAATCGTCATAGATTGATTTGTACAATTTCAAGTTATCctaaattgaaaatcatttgtaaAATCTACAAGGAGTGTTATTATCTTTGGTTCATTGGTCTAAATACTTTCTATAATTCTCTCAATGAAGTGTATAGAAAGTATTTGCCTTAAACAGGATTTGTTGGTGAACCACAGGTGGTGGAAGAATTTAGATATAGAAAGGAAGTTCCCATTTGCTAGAGATAGGCTGGTGGAGATGTATCTTTGGATGTCAATAGTTTATTTTGAGTCAGACTATGAAGCCGCCAGGGAAATACTCACCAAAGTGGCCAGCGTGGTTTCCATTATCGATGACATCTATGATGTCAATGGCACGTTGGAAGAACTAGGACTCTTCACAGAAGCAATTGAAAGGTATAATTTGCACTCAGATGCTTTTCTCAATTTACCAATTCTAAACTTgttcaaatttgatcaattgtTTATTAGAGTCGAGTGTGATACTTTTTGAACTCTGAACTTAGTTGGGACATCAATGCCAAAGAAGGATTACCAGAGTACATGCAAGCGTGTTACAAGACAGTTCTTGATTTGTATGATGAAATTGGTTATGAGGTGACTAGCAAAGGACAATCATACCAACTCTTCTATGCAAAAGAAGCAGTAAGCCATTTGAAGTTATATCGATCAATTGCAGTTTTTATCCCGTCCACTGGCAACAAAATATTTAAGTCCACCAAACACTTTAAAGCTTGAATATTGACGTAGTTTTATGTTTGAGGATAAATGCTTAGATGAAAAACCTAGTGAGAGCGTACTTCGCTGAAGCCAAATGGTTCCACCTAAACCACGTACCGACGATGGAGGAGTACATGCCTATTGCATTAACGTCCGCTGCTGTTGAGTTGCTATTGGTGACGTCGTTGCTGGGAATGGAAGATTTTGTAACAAAAGATGCTTTTGACTGGTTGTTATACGGCAACTCGAAGATGGTGAAGGCTGTAAAATTAGTTGGTCGGCTCATGGATGACATCGCCGGACACAAGGTATATGAAAGCTCTACTAGTGAACAGCATTGACTTATCTAAATTTTGTCTATTAGATTTTATCAATAGGATAAAAAAGTAATTTCCACAAGATATGTGTTTACAGTTTGAGCAAGAGAGAGGTCATGGGCCATCTTCAGTGGAGTGTTTCATGAAACAATACAAAGTTACAGAGGAAGAGGCTAAGGTGGAACTCCGTAAACAAGTGGCCGATGCATGGAAGGACATTAATGAAGGGTTGTGCTGTCCGGCCATCGTCCCCAGGCCACTCCTTGTGCGAATTCTCAACTTTGTACGAGCTATGCATGTGATGTACAAAGATGAGATAGATATCTACACTCATGCTGGAACCAAGTTAAAAGAGTACGTGACTTCTCTGTACGTCAATCCATTGCCGATGTGATGGTTTGGAAGAACAAGTTTAATTACCAAGCCATCGTAGATTGCTTTAGACAGTTTTCGAATCTGCTGTGTGTGTAATTTAAATTCTGTTTCAACCCCTAAATATTACTGTTCTCTAGCCTGAGAGCTCcttttttgtggattttgaatgaaataaaataaggagTCTGTAAAAATGTGATGTTGGAATATACTAATGTTCTATATAATGAGCGGTTCGGTTTCTTGataaatatcaaatattttttcatatatgatTATGACAGTCCTAGTATAGTGACCAGCACTAATTACAATATCTAACAGAAAGCTAGCCAAGTTTCATATGTTCAGACAAATTACTTCATTTGTTGGCCGCATATACCTGATCTTGCGATTATACAATCACTATACCCTTGCGACATAAACTTTAACCTACTTTGCATGGTCCTAATCATATTATAAttatccatatcatcttcaacGTAACTAAACAATCATGTCTTATCTCAAAAAATTCTATTCTCTATCATACCATTTCTTTTACAAGAAGGTTACGTAATCTTACATTTTGTTCCACGCAATGCAATCTGTGCTCTGCGCCCGAGCCCAGCCCTCTATGGACTCAAGCTATGGCATAAGGGACTCAGgtgcctgggcctaggcccctAGTACCAAATCCGGGACCGTGGTGCTAATGGCTAAATCCCTAGAGCCTGGGCTTAGGCCTATTGAGGCGGAGCCCAAATTCATTGAGGCTGGCCCTGGACCCTGGTGTCCGTGCACAAATCCCAATGCTTTGGCCCTAGTTCATTGAAGTCGGGCATGGGACTCCGATACCCGTCAAAACTAGAGAAACTATTAGAAAGCAATGTAGTACCAATTGTCCAATGCAATTTGGTTCCGATCAATTTTAGTGTAAGTTCAAAATAAAACCCACCAATTTGGTCGTTGTTCATATGCATCCCAATTCCCAAAACTTTAACCTTTCAAAATGATGTTTGTTCTCAAATAGATTCCAACCTACATGAATCTACCTCGCTATTTCTGGGGATTCCAACCTACATGAATCTACCTTGCTATTTCTGGAAAAGCAACTATATGATAGTGTATATACTTTTGACCGATTGAATGGCCACCCGATGTATGAGCTGGTCGTGTTGACATTGATTTTGTTTCTCATTCCTGAGGTTAGGCGGAGAGCGTGACATTCAGAATTTCCATATTATAATTATGTACTATTCAAAAATTCGTGTTATGATAATGATACTTAGATTTTGAGTTAAGTATTATTTGCCTTAGTATGACAAGTACATGGAGACCTTAATCAAATAAGTAAATTTTGTAGAACACAGCCGGTAATTTTCATGAACTCAAATCGTCTCGGGTTCGACGTGTGAATTGAAATATGTATGTTAATAATAGAATGttattaattaaattgttaTAGTCTTACTAATTAATGGTTGTTATTAATCGCATAAGTTTTAGTTAATTAATAATATTGTTGAATAATTTGTGTTAATAGTGCTAGAAGAAGGAGAGTGCATTCTGCTTGTTACATTTTCCATTGCAAAATTTATTAGTTAAAATTAGAAGTGCCACATGTCATTGAACAAAAGTTTGCATGGCCATGTGTTCttaaaacataatatttttgtgGTTAAATTCTTTTACACTAAAATTAAGTATGAATTATTGCCAAAGGATTTTGCAAATGCTCAATATAATGCACTCATTATCTGTATTAGCTATAAGGGGCTTTTAGGGTGCCATGCGCTTTGCTCGCTCCCACGTTCACTACTATCTCTTGGAACAAGTGCTCCTCTCGATGAAATTCTTCGTTGACAAGGTTCAACAACATCTCTACTTGTTGTAACCTAAATGAGAATACTAGTGAGAGACCTCTGAAAAACAAATGGTCTTTCTAAGATCTTTCGATGTTAGGTTCacaatttaatgataaaaatgaatGTCTTTATGGAATTGCTATCCATCAATTTAGAGTTATTCGTGCAAAGTTGCAAACCTAATGTTCTAGGGCTCGATGGGACAGTCATCTAGTCATCTAGCCACATGATAGCTATTATTCATTTTAGTGTTGTATGAGACATGATGGTTCGAGGGTTTAGTTATGCACGAGGAAATTATGATGTCCCTATAACTTTATCTCAATTTCATGGTTCAATCGACAAGGCCATTTCCTATGAGGCCGCCCCATAGGACTAGTATTATATATCTTGGGTGGTCTTAAGCCTCTCTCACCCTAAAAGCTAACTTAAAAGTGAAACTTTTCTTCATACTTATAAACTGACCATAGGCCCCAATAATTTGTAACTTGTGACTATTGGATCTAAACTTATTGGCAACGTAGGCTCTAATACTAGTGTTAGATTTTTTGGGTCTCTTTCACCCCAAAAGTTAACTCAAAGAGTAAGATTTTCCCTCACACTATCAACTCCTTTCTTCACAACCAATGTGAGACAGCCTTAACAATATATAGGCTACATAAATTTGGATTTAGCTCATAATCTTCCATTTATTTCTGGATTTTGCATTGTAAATGTTTAGCGATGTTCACCTAAAAGAGAGCCtcttattataattttttttcccttgaaagCTAGGTAATCTGGAcagatattattattattattattattattattattattattattattattattattattattattggtggAAAACCCATCAATCAAGATTGATGGAAGGAATTGGGCCAAAAATtcagtcccaaaaattgggTACGAAAATCACCTGGAAATGAAAATTTCTCTATCCAATTAAACCACTAAAATAGAAATCTAAAGCCTGAGCGAAAATGAGGCTTATTTTCCTTTAACTCAATTTATATAACAACGATCAAATCCTAGGTTTTCAAccctgttttctattgaataaattgggcatttcattgacgcgtctataggaatgttctcagagctaatcactctcgagataactagactatctgaggaagtcattaagaaattttaatgcaataataaacttgagaattcgatcaaaaatcGGCTATTCGACCATGCTCATTTTAGAGGTCATTATGgcatatatataaatcaatttgagatcagtgataggtcggtttgactgagatgtgtgactaatcgtgggtgataccactaaattggaaaattctcgtcggccgacactaaactgattttcttattgttttggtacctgtGTCGCatttgaatcattgagattttcacgacaaccaagagtcaccaatgtgtcgagtgagTTCATTATGACTTGAAAAAAATCGACCACAtgtcatttgcactaaatttttttgaaagttatcTGGtaacctaggtcacgctaaacaCCTGTCGAATgtaaattaaccgtgaatttgaatccaatttcagaaagtgaagattctgtcatgtcacaataaattctaggaacgtcgacttagtctcagaagatttttcagagattccgagatttttatggaaaatcgtTTTGGATGTTgcggaaaattaacggaaattcgtACGGGCCGAATTTAAGGGAGTTTTGACTTTCATGCCGAGCTATTTGGCAATGGGCACCTGTAGAAATGGTATAGGCTTTTTCTTCGAGGAAATTAGACATCAAATCTGGGGAATTTGTAAAGAAATCGAAGCTCAAAATCTAGTAGGGCTACATATTTTTGGCATCAGAATGGGTAATTTGGTGGATATTACAAGCTAGAAAGTATTATGAGACATTAGATATTTGTGTGGGCTTTAGGGGGACCAAGCTTTAATTGAATCAAGATATTTAGAGGGACATTGTATTCAATTAGATGGATAAAGATGTTGGACTTCAAGCTTTTCAATCTTGCCGAGCACTCCTCCAGCTGCGATCCATCATCAAACGTCGGTCTCCCCTTTCCCCAGAACCGGAACAAGCTgccttgttttcattttttggttttcatcCGAAACTCAGCTCTCGCCCCACCGAAATTCTCAACTCCAGCTCTCTCTGTTGACCATCCACCGAAGAAATCTTCACTCGTCCGCAAGCCTTGCTTCCTTTCGTCGCCAGCTACACCGAAGCGAAGACCACCGAACTCTTCAAGGCCAGCGAAGCAACTCCGCCGACCCCCATCTCTTTCTCCATCTCACGCCCACGCGTCCAAGCCCCCATCTTCTTCAACAACCGAAGCCACGAAGCTGCAGCGCCACACGTCCTCAGCGTCGTCGCCCTCGGTCAGCAAACGGACCAGCAGAAGCCCTCCGTTGACCCGCGCTTCTCCCTCACACTGGCAGCACCGAACGAAGCAGCTCCCTATCTTGTTGACCCCGTAAATCCTACCGACTCAGCCGCTCCATCCCGCTGCCGCCCCACCGAGTCTCCATCGTCCTCAGTCAACTCCAGCGCATCTTGAAGACCAACGACTTCTCCAGCTGCTGCGCGTCTTCAGTCTAGCGAGCTTGAGTCAACAAAACGGCGGTTTGTTGACCCAGCAAAGCCATTCGAGCTTCAGCCAATCCAGGTACGTGGCTTCAAGCGGCCACTGAAGACCAGCAAAATTTCCGCAGCTGCCCGTGTCGTCTATTGCTCCACCGAAGCGACGCATCCAATCAACACCAGCTGATCCCCTGCCCGTGTGTTGACTCCAGCAAGCGGCCGAAGCTGCTCTCTCCTTCGATCTTGCCGCGCGTGTCTTCAGTTCATCCAGCCTTTGGGGCCGGTTCAGCACCTGCTTCTTTGTTCGGCCCGTTAATTCCAGCTGCAGCCCATGTGAGATTCAGCCTTTGAAGCCCGCGGACCCAGTGAATTCTTGAAGCCCAGTCGCAGCAAGCCCAGTTCAATCTTCAGCTTTGGGTCCAGCCCATTCGAAGCCAAGCTGTGGCCCGCGAATTCATTTTCAGCCCAGCAGCCCAACCTTGGTTCAGTTTATTTGAAGCCCAAAACTATCAACCAAGCCCAGAAAtttctgtgggcttgcaagACCTGTTGGGCCTGACCCGAGTGTCCGTCGACACCACCGAAAACTTGGATTTCGGCTGCCGTTGCGCCATCGTCGTGGTGATCCGATCTTTGTAAAGCAAGTGAGTTTTgttcactaatgctttcttagtttgctaatgatgcgtaagggttgattagatttaattaggtacaattaggtggttagattagtttagaacaattaaattagtgacttaatgatgcatgttaggtggttagacatagtcattagcaagtagatagcTCCTAATATTTACTGAATGCATCTCAGGATTTTTCATGATCCGtctcgggcttcaattaggcaatacaggcctaaattggatttttagtaattatttattaattttcgaaattatttatttaattatttattttccggaaattagagaGGGATAGCCAACgactggaattttatgttgattgtcatagtgcagtccatttatttaattgatctttattttgtgttgaattgaattattggtgaaattgagaattattctttaattgaataatctttggttattaattgaaaaataaacgGGCATCGGTTGCTaatgccaaaaaaatgttttggtggactacagaaaatggtggGAATTATGGAAAGGAAGAGtatggtattttggctaaggctaaccatgtacccacacacgataaATTTTTATCGGATATCATTAATATGAGGGAAATAAgccaattattattttgattgaagATTTTAAGTGTAAAGCACACAGTCTTTGGCCGAGAGTAATTAATCGTGTGAGGGTTATTAGTCACATTGAGCAgactattgaaagatgaaatgatGTATGATTGGTGTGTGACAGTGTGGAATAGGACATGGAAACCACCAAAATTGGAATCGGTTATGCTTGCTGAGTCGTAATTTAGTATTTCCACCAAAGTATGGTTGTGTCCACTAGACTATAATCTATCACCGAATTTAGAACCAGTTGTACACGTTGAGTTGTAATTCAATATTAATCGCCGAAGATTTAGTAAGCCTTGCCCGCTAagccgtaattcagcattacTGCCAAAGTTTTAGTAAGCCGTGCTCGttgagccgtaattcagcattGGGATTGAATATTCGAGATGACCGTGTAGGCCATGCTCGCTGAGCTGTAATTTAGCAGTGAATTTGAGTAAATGAGATGAGCCTACCAAGAAATGGgcgagatgacatgtaatcgactaagtcgattgatcaatgattcgatctgattgatgtgatgtgatcgtgtatatttgatatatatattgacttgtaggaaggaactgagacCAAGATAAGTCATCTGACCCGTGCGTGCATAGGTAGCCTAGTTAgcatattggtttactaattgagtcttaggggATAGAATTCGCTGAGACGTGATCTtaatggttattgtataaccattttaggaccctgatgaggagcctgaggaggaggaacctgaggAGAAGAACCCTGatgtgaaacctgaggaggaggaagattttgaagaagagaATAATCTTGAGGAGGATCCTAAGTACGACCCTAATGAGGACTGAGAttccatcctcttttgtgaaccctgtatATGTGTGAATAGTTTTGCGAAGCACTTGAGTTATGCTctgtataaaagtatggttgcgaatttcaatatgaaaaatgtgGCATTactttttctatcccattgttttattatttggggatttataactacttccgcatATGCTATTAAAaacgaaagggtcggcgatacatagttctaggatatcgcattttaaaatcgacaaAGTAAAAGAAtatgtgcgtgcctgaggatcgggacATGACATCCTgtttaagtggtattagagtGAAGTTTagagattggagtgataaggagcgttgaccatgggatagttggtaggaaaggcctttaaattcatgcttgTGCAAGTTAATTCCAACCCGACTCAGTTTTGTTCTTCACTGTGCACATTGCACATTGTCATGATTGATCGTCTTCATGAGTCGAATGCCCTAAAGCTTCATTTAAGCACCGTGGAGGGCCCATAAATTACAATTTGCAAAACAGCAAATACCCAAGAAAAGAAACTCTTAGTTTGTTGATATATGCGGACAATGTTATCATGGCATAGACATTTCAATCCTGCACAAGAAAAGTAACATTCAGTTTGGTTTTTGACCATTCTATTCATCGGTTGCACCCGAGGTCATCAGATAGATTTTTCAGACGAAGCTTGTGGTCAAACCTTCTTCTGAGCTTGAAGCATGCAGTCAGCTAAGATAGCTAGTTCAACTATAAGAACATCCtctttgaaaaaattatgattatcGAGAACAAGTTGATAGCAAAAGTAACTAATCTCTACAAagaacaatttgcatttttcaaaagcaatttGTATTTGCCAAGAACAATTTGCATTTATCAAGAACGGCTCAGATATTATGAGAACAAGTTATATTTAACCAATCATAACCTCATTTCTCCAAAAGTAACATTATTTTTAGGCATAATAAAGCTCAAGAACttgtggcaaatttttttttttgtaaacttTCCCATTTCCGGTAGAACTTCAAATGAACTTTTCACTCGATAAGGTAGAGCTATAATTAGTAATCTACATTGTTATTagaacaaatgagaaaaatgaaaaattataattagTAAGAGCAACTTTATATATCAAAGACAACCTGTGGTGAGTAAGAACAACTTGTATATGCTAAAAAAAGACTAGTATTTACCAGGAACAACTTGTATTTATTATGAACTCCAGCATTTGGTAAGAACGACTAGGGTTTACAAAGCACAAGTTATTTTTACCACAATAgctaatgataaattttaatttaattttgataaagCTCATGAACTCGTTGTAAACCATACATATTGATaggatttttttccatttaaagtaaaattaattttaaaataataattttaatcaaTAAATCGTAATTATTGGTAGTTAACTTAATAGTGGGCCTGGCTGCACATAGGCCTGCCTAAAGCATATCTGTGTGGGCCTAGGCAAGGGCCTGTATTAATTAGGTCCTACCCAGCCCGCAAACTACTATGAAATATTTTGTTAATGAGGGGGCTTGGGCCAGGCCCGGCTTGGCCCAGGCTCAGCCCATTGATAACCTCTCATCAGTAATGATGCTAAATTACTTTTCGGtggtaaatgaaaaaaaaacgaacTTTTGTGTTTGCAAAGAATAAGTTACTTTCGCTAATAAAACCAACTTATATATACGAAGCAACTTTCATTTCCCAAGGACGATTAGCATTTAGCACGCATCAGTTCCTTTACCCCCATCATGACTTCTTTTACCATAAATTAGATCTTCAACCACAAAATCAGTAACATTTACCGtgtaatgaatattttttttaccagGCAAGAGACTCTTTTACTATGagaagggaaacttttataacAGGTAAAAGAATAGACGAGGGAGATTttactcattttattttattcaatggTGCCTCACCGTAGAGACTCTTTTTCTgctcaaaatcatcaacatcaaAACCTTGTGATGTCCAcgaagactttaaaaaaaaaaaaaaatacttacacctacaaaataaaataacactTTTTATCCCTAAAATATACATAGTTTTCTACCAAatcattgaaattttaatttattctaattaaTTCTTGAAACTTGTCTAAATTTTCTGGTCAGGTCCATCTCCCATCAATCTCTGACTGAACTGATGTGGCGATCGGAAGAAGTCGGAGGATGATATGGGAAAAGAAATTCATACTGGATGGTCCTTAGAGGcacattttctttatataatggttttttttttttggaagaaaagtATCATTCACTTATAAAAGTTTTAGTTAATACAAGTCTCTTGCATTATagcaaagtaaataaaaaagagcaaaagggGATACAAGACCCAGTTGCCAGATAACCTTCAAGAACATTAGGCCTTAGCAACCCAATCGACAACTAAATTCGTTTCCCTATTGCAACGAGCTAAGGAAAGGCcagcaaaaattctcaataagtCACGGGATCGGGTGATAAGAGCACCCACTTCCCAACCCGGCTAATCTACATTTAGATTGCGCTTGACAGTcagaataaaatttaagatgtgataaaatttattctatCTTGTGTTTGATATCTGTTcaaagacaagatagaattggATATAAATGGTATATAGGCCGGAtgaaattatcccatggggaaaagtgataaaaaaatgaatatgatttctaatattcattataggaaatttttctcaaataaaaattctttaattaacaaattcaaaattatattttagtataataatatttgaattctaatataagaaattcaaaattaaaaaattaaaaattatttttaatttaatttatttttatttatatatttgaatttaattcaggCTTATTAGTATagttttctattaataaaattttattagagaatgatggaaatggaagaaagaaataaaaaaattaaaatgagagaggaaaataaaaataaaaataaatttggttacgaaagatttttattattttcgtttgtaaaatttgtggttaatttatATTGATAAGGCGTTTTAAcgaaataatatatatgatatgatgtggatatatttaattttattaccgtaatcaccaaacaatggataagatataacaaaatcccATGGAttttgtcgcgacctctttttttttcggtgcCCGCAATcaggtacgagcgcctaaggaggctaacctataaatcaatttttaaaatggagtcgccactaattgatttggggtgggttgattagaaacccaagcgaaatatcgagagaaatactcactcctgcataaccagagaaattaggatcggggacttgattatactagttaatcactaatgtcctttcggtacctaatcttgtttaaaccttgaggttttttttttttttttttttttggatgttcaaGGGATtctccatgcatttttgggaggaaaaacatttttgagtcattttcaaatttttttggacataaaagggattttttttttggattttttggtatttttggaaaaatacaagtctttttggctttttctgaattttttggcctttccatgaatttttggcattttttggaaaatatggaatatttttgatttttttatatttttcggaaaataatttttttaatatttttggatttttagaaaatacaatgttttttaatactttttcgaaaataaattatttttgattttttggaaaataaattatttatttattatttatttaaaatattatttaaaattaaaataatttaaaaaggcTCGGGTCGGCCGCGGGCCGGATCCAACCCGGCCTGGCGACCTGAACACGGACaggcccgcgttgcgggcccgactcggatttttctcctttttcctttttttttttggatgaaacgGCGTCATGGCTGAGCGTTTGGATACGCCCAgcccgacccgacaacccgctCCGAATACCCACTCTACGACCCGGCTCCCCTGCGAAAACCCTACTCGGATCGACCCAAATCGCAACCCAACTCCCCGCCGCCTCCATAATTTGCGGAATCCCTACCTGGTTCCTGATCCGGGTCCGACCCAATGACCCGGatcgcgacccggaaaatcgggaacctTAGGGTTTCCGAATTGAGGGCGTCGAAGAGGCGTAGCGGTGACGATGACgaagacggcggcgacggcggcgatgaCTGGACTTacggagagagagatggcgaggGCAACTGTGACAATGCGATACCTGCTCAACAATGGTGCGGCGAGGgtgaagacgacgacgacggcgagacCCCACGTGAATCCCCTTTGCTCCtgcgtttctctctctctctctctactccggCGAAACCCATATCCGAAGCCGCGAGCCCTCGGCCCTCCTAAAGTCTCTCAGTGGAGTGTCCAAGGGTCGCGACCTCGatccctctccctttctccttTCTCCGTGTGTGTCTGTACTCGCTTCTCCGGCTAGATTCAAGATCTCCAGCGGCTTGTCTTCgggcctcccctgaagtctctcaggggaaGCTATCGAAGCTTACCGTTGGCGATCTCCTCTTCGCCGTCTGTGTCCCTTTCGTCGGGGATAGatggcctatttataggccgaggggtggccggtcgacggagctcgACCGTCGGCTCtgtggccctcgtcggccgaatcgtcgtcccatccgacgccagctgTTCCCCTACTCCACGTCCCATCGTCGTTTGGTTACAGCTGCTCCACGTGCGTTGTCGCTGCTCCTCCCCTCCGCTCCGGCGTCGCGCCCCCGGTACATGTGCTGCAGAGGCGGACGGTGGAGGAAGATGACTGAAGAGGGCTA
This genomic stretch from Eucalyptus grandis isolate ANBG69807.140 chromosome 3, ASM1654582v1, whole genome shotgun sequence harbors:
- the LOC104438521 gene encoding (-)-germacrene D synthase-like produces the protein MSLPIMAISSSSPAQDSSHVPERRSANFHPSIWRDYFLKYASDSNSMSSPTKSDDRIEKLKGEVRKMLIDAIDKPSQKLNLIDQIQHVGIADHFEIEINQQLEQIHESYFNFHSGNKDSDLHTTALLFRLLRQQGYTISCEIFNKFKDNNGNFNESLIADVQGLLSLFEACHTRFHGDDVLNDALAFTMTHLKSIDEGKASPNLKKQVSHALNQPIHKGIPRLEARQYIPLYQEKPSHNEVLLALAKLDFNLLQEQHQKELGNLTRWWKNLDIERKFPFARDRLVEMYLWMSIVYFESDYEAAREILTKVASVVSIIDDIYDVNGTLEELGLFTEAIESWDINAKEGLPEYMQACYKTVLDLYDEIGYEVTSKGQSYQLFYAKEAMKNLVRAYFAEAKWFHLNHVPTMEEYMPIALTSAAVELLLVTSLLGMEDFVTKDAFDWLLYGNSKMVKAVKLVGRLMDDIAGHKFEQERGHGPSSVECFMKQYKVTEEEAKVELRKQVADAWKDINEGLCCPAIVPRPLLVRILNFVRAMHVMYKDEIDIYTHAGTKLKEYVTSLYVNPLPM